One Helicobacter pylori NQ4053 genomic region harbors:
- a CDS encoding cupin domain-containing protein, whose protein sequence is MEVVHFLEGVCFEKLHIEALSENSLTKEIRICMPKGAIIDKHKAPGAISVQVLEGKIIFEVENEKIEMPKGALISLEAQVLHRLDALENSVIRLSLSKK, encoded by the coding sequence ATGGAAGTGGTTCATTTTTTAGAGGGCGTTTGTTTTGAGAAACTTCATATTGAAGCGCTGAGTGAAAATTCTTTGACTAAAGAAATTCGCATTTGCATGCCCAAAGGAGCGATCATAGACAAACACAAGGCCCCAGGAGCGATTAGCGTGCAGGTTTTAGAGGGCAAAATCATTTTTGAGGTAGAAAATGAAAAAATAGAAATGCCTAAGGGAGCGTTAATCAGCCTAGAAGCCCAAGTTTTGCATCGTTTGGACGCTTTAGAAAATAGCGTTATAAGGCTATCTTTGAGTAAAAAATAA